A part of Arachis hypogaea cultivar Tifrunner chromosome 12, arahy.Tifrunner.gnm2.J5K5, whole genome shotgun sequence genomic DNA contains:
- the LOC112728310 gene encoding brefeldin A-inhibited guanine nucleotide-exchange protein 2 gives MASAEADSRLSRIVVPALEAIVKNVSWRKHAKLAHECKSVIDRLRNNNAAETAASPSGSPSDGEPDSTSPGPLHDGGPVEYSFAESESILSPLINAAKSGVLKIAEPAVDAIQKLIAYGYLRGEADPGGSSPEAKLLSNMIESVCKCNELGDETMELQVLKTLLSAVTSISLRIHGDCLLMIVRTCYDLYLTSKTAVNQTTAKASLIQMLVIVFRRMEADSSTVPIQPIVLADLMEPAEKSDSSTQFVQGFITKIMQDIDGVLNPGTPSAKVSMLGGHDGAFETTATVEGTNPTDLLDSTDKDMLDAKYWEISMYKTALEGRKGELVDGGDIVERDDDLEVKIGNKLRRDAFLVFRALCKLSMKTPPKEASSDPQLMKGKIVALELLKILLENAGAVFRTSERFLGAIKQYLCLSLLKNSASTLLIVFQLSCSIFISLVSRFRAGLKAEIGVFFPMIILRVLENVSQPNFQQKMIVLRFLEKLCIDSQILVDIFINYDCDVNSSNIFERMVNGLLKTAQGVPPGAATTLLPPQEATLKLEAMKTLVAVLKSMGSWLNKQLIIPDPHSAKKIEAADSSAEAGGLTMVNGNGEDPVGQDSPPEISNDASDVSNIGQRRAYKLELLEGISLFNRKPKKGIEFLINAKKVGNSPEDIAAFLKDASGLNKTLIGDFLGEREELSLKVMHAYVDSFDFQGMEFDEAIRVFLLGFRLPGEAQKIDRIMEKFAERYSKCNPKAFSSADTAYVLAYSVILLNTDAHNPMVKNKMSVDDFIRNNRGIDDGKDLPEEYLRSLFERISRTEIKMKDDNMVPQQKQAANSNRLLGLDSILNIVTNKHWEDSHMETSDDLIRHMQQQFKEKARKSESVYYAATNVVILRFMIEVCWAPMLAAFSVPLDQSDDEVVISLCLEGFRYAIHVTCGTSMKTHRDVFVTSLAKFTSLHSPAAIKQKNVDAIKAIVTIADEDGNYLQEAWEHILTCVSRFEHLLLLGEGAPPDATFFSFPQNESEKAKQTKSTILPVLKKKGPGRLQYAAATLMRGSYDSAGIGGNASGTITSEQVNNIVSNLHMLEQVGSSEMNRIFTRSQKLNSEAIVDFVKALCKVSMDELRSPSDPRVFSLTKIVEIAHYNMDRIRLVWSSIWHVLSDFFVTIGCSGNLSVAIFAMDSLRQLSMKFLEREELANYNFQNEFMKPFEIVMQKSSAVEIRELIIRCVSQMVLSRVKNVKSGWKSMFTVFTTAAYDDHKNIVFLAFEIIEKIIRDYFPYITETETTTFTDCVNCLIAFTNTRFNKEISLNAIAFLRFCATKLAEGDFGSSSRNKDKEVSRKASPRSPQTGKEGKQDNGEVTQKEDHLYFWFPLLAGLSELSFDPRPEIRKSALEILFESLRNHGHLFSLPLWERVFESVLFPIFDFVRHTIDPSGSSSPVNNEVEIVGDLEHDAWLYETCTLALQLVVDLFINFYDTVNPLLRKVLMLLVSFIQRPHQNLAGIGIAAFVRLMSNAGELFSDEKWFEVVLSLKEAAIATLPDFSFFENEDFVNRNYEHAPTAEDDGDLPDSASPETLANLRTRHLFAYLSDAKSRAAVELLLIQAVMEIYNMHRFRLSAKHMLVLFDALHEVALHAHKINSDTTLRSKLQEFGSMTQMQDPPLLRLENESYQICLTFLQNLIIDRPYSYEESEVESHLVRLCQEILEFYIVVASSGFTTQPSRDRQPHWLIPLGSGKRRELATRSPLVVATLEAICSLGDASFEKNLSKFFPLLSSLASCEHGTHEVQVALCDMLSLSVGPVLLKSC, from the exons ATGGCTTCTGCGGAAGCCGATTCCCGACTGAGTAGGATCGTCGTCCCCGCGCTCGAGGCGATCGTGAAGAACGTGTCATGGAGGAAGCACGCGAAGCTCGCGCACGAATGCAAGTCGGTGATCGACAGGCTTAGAAATAACAATGCAGCGGAGACGGCTGCGTCGCCGTCGGGCTCTCCTTCCGACGGGGAGCCCGATTCCACGTCGCCGGGACCCCTCCACGACGGCGGTCCCGTGGAGTACTCCTTCGCGGAGTCGGAATCGATCCTCAGTCCTCTCATCAATGCCGCGAAATCCGGCGTGCTGAAGATCGCTGAGCCCGCCGTAGACGCAATCCAGAAGCTCATCGCGTACGGCTACCTGCGCGGCGAGGCGGATCCCGGAGGCTCCTCACCGGAGGCGAAATTGCTCTCGAATATGATCGAATCGGTTTGCAAGTGCAATGAGTTAGGAGACGAAACAATGGAGTTGCAGGTTCTGAAAACGCTGTTGTCCGCGGTAACCTCAATTTCGTTGCGAATTCACGGTGATTGCTTGCTTATGATAGTGCGAACCTGTTATGATTTATATCTAACGAGTAAAACCGCGGTGAATCAAACAACGGCGAAAGCCTCGTTGATTCAGATGCTGGTTATTGTGTTTAGGAGAATGGAAGCGGATTCTTCCACGGTTCCTATTCAGCCGATTGTGTTGGCTGATTTGATGGAGCCAGCAGAAAAATCTGATTCTTCCACGCAGTTTGTGCAAGGTTTTATCACCAAGATTATGCAGGACATTGATGGTGTTTTGAACCCTGGTACACCTAGTGCTAAGGTTTCGATGCTAGGTGGCCATGATGGTGCGTTTGAGACTACGGCGACGGTGGAGGGGACAAACCCGACGGATTTGTTGGATTCGACTGATAAGGACATGTTGGATGCGAAGTATTGGGAGATCAGTATGTATAAGACGGCTCTAGAAGGGAGGAAGGGAGAGCTTGTGGATGGTGGTGACATTGTGGAGAGGGATGATGATTTAGAGGTCAAGATTGGTAACAAGTTGAGGAGGGATGCCTTTTTGGTATTCAGGGCACTCTGTAAATTGTCGATGAAGACGCCCCCTAAAGAGGCTTCTTCCGATCCCCAGTTAATGAAGGGAAAGATTGTGGCTCTGGAGCTATTGAAGATTTTGCTGGAGAACGCTGGAGCTGTTTTCAGGACTAGTGAAAG GTTTCTAGGTGCCATCAAGCAGTACTTATGTTTATCATTGTTGAAGAACAGTGCTTCAACTCTTTTGATCGTTTTTCAGCTATCTTGCTCCATCTTCATCAGTCTGGTATCAAGATTTAGAGCTGGATTGAAGGCCGAAATTGGTGTTTTTTTCCCTATGATAATACTCAGGGTACTGGAAAATGTTTCTCAACCTAATTTTCAGCAAAAGATGATAGTGCTTCGGTTTCTCGAGAAACTTTGCATTGATTCACAGATATTGGTCGACATATTTATCAACTATGATTGTGATGTCAATTCATCCAACATTTTTGAGAG GATGGTCAATGGACTTCTTAAGACTGCTCAAGGTGTCCCTCCTGGTGCAGCCACCACACTTCTGCCACCTCAAGAGGCAACACTAAAACTTGAAGCCATGAAAACCTTGGTTGCTGTTTTAAAATCAATGGGAAGCTGGCTGAACAAACAATTGATAATTCCAGATCCTCATTCTGCTAAGAAAATTGAAGCAGCTGACAGCAGTGCTGAGGCTGGAGGTTTGACCATGGTAAATGGAAATGGAGAAGATCCCGTTGGACAAGACTCTCCACCTGAAATCTCAAATGATGCATCTGATGTTTCAAATATTGGGCAGCGACGGGCTTATAAACTGGAACTTCTG GAAGGTATATCACTTTTTAACAGGAAACCTAAGAAAGGAATCGAGTTCCTCATCAATGCCAAAAAAGTGGGTAATTCACCAGAGGATATAGCTGCTTTTCTTAAAGATGCATCTGGGTTGAACAAGACTTTGATTGGTGATTTTCTGGGAGAAAGGGAAGAATTATCCTTGAAGGTTATGCATGCCTATGTGGATTCATTTGACTTCCAAGGGATGGAGTTTGATGAGGCAATTAGGGTCTTTCTTCTAGGCTTTCGACTGCCTGGTGAGGCACAGAAGATTGATCGGATCATGGAAAAGTTTGCTGAACGTTATTCCAAATGTAATCCAAAGGCCTTTTCTAGTGCCGACACAGCCTATGTCCTTGCTTATTCTGTAATATTGCTCAACACAGATGCTCACAATCCTATGGTGAAGAACAAG ATGTCTGTCGATGATTTCATAAGAAACAATCGTGGCATTGATGATGGAAAAGATCTCCCCGAGGAGTATTTGAGGTCCTTGTTTGAGAGAATATCCAGAACTGAGATCAAAATGAAAGATGACAATATGGTTCCACAGCAAAAACAGGCTGCAAACTCTAATAGACTTTTAGGATTGGATAGTATATTGAATATCGTGACCAACAAGCATTGGGAAGACAGCCATATGGAAACCAGTGATGATCTTATCCGTCATATGCAACAAcaattcaaagaaaaagctcGCAAATCCGA GTCGGTCTATTATGCGGCAACAAATGTTGTAATCCTTAGATTCATGATTGAGGTGTGTTGGGCACCAATGTTAGCTGCCTTCAGTGTTCCTCTTGATCAAAGTGATGATGAAGTTGTAATATCTCTGTGTCTCGAGGGCTTCCGCTATGCTATTCATGTTACTTGTGGAACGTCCATGAAGACACATCGAgatgtttttgtgacttcactaGCAAAGTTTACCTCTCTGCATTCTCCTGCTGCCATTAAGCAAAAAAATGTAGATGCAATTAAG GCAATAGTTACTATTGCTGATGAGGATGGAAATTACTTACAAGAAGCTTGGGAGCATATCTTGACCTGTGTTTCCCGGTTTGAGCATCTACTTCTTCTCGGAGAGGGCGCTCCACCAGACGCTACATTCTTTTCCTTTCCTCAGAATGAGTCAGAAAAGGCAAAGCAAACGAAATCAACCATTCTTcctgttttgaaaaagaagggacCTGGTAGGTTACAGTATGCTGCTGCCACATTGATGCGAGGTTCGTATGACAGTGCTGGAATTGGTGGCAATGCTTCTGGAACCATCACATCAGAACAGGTGAACAATATAGTTTCTAATTTGCACATGTTGGAACAAGTTGGAAGCTCTGAAATGAATCGCATATTCACTCGGAGTCAGAAGTTGAACAGTGAGGCCATAGTAGATTTTGTTAAGGCTCTGTGCAAGGTCTCCATGGACGAACTAAGATCTCCGTCTGATCCCCGAGTTTTCAGCCTCACAAAGATAGTTGAGATTGC GCACTATAATATGGACCGCATCAGGCTTGTGTGGTCGAGCATCTGGCATGTTCTCTCTGATTTCTTTGTGACTATTGGCTGTTCTGGAAACCTTTCAGTTGCAATTTTTGCGATGGATTCCTTGCGTCAGTTGTCAATGAAATTTCTAGAGCGGGAAGAGTTGGCTAATTACAATTTTCAAAATGAATTTATGAAGCCTTTTGAAATTGTCATGCAAAAGAGTAGTGCTGTTGAGATCAGAGAACTAATTATCCGATGTGTCTCTCAGATGGTTTTATCTCGTGTCAAAAATGTCAAATCTGGATGGAAGAGCATGTTCACG GTATTCACTACAGCAGCATATGATGACCATAAGAACATTGTATTCTTGGCTTTTGAAATTATTGAGAAGATTATTCGAGATTATTTTCCATACATTACTGAGACAGAGACCACCACATTCACTGACTGTGTGAATTGTCTAATTGCTTTTACAAATACTAGATTCAACAAAGAGATTAGCCTGAATGCCATTGCTTTTCTTCGGTTCTGCGCAACCAAACTAGCAGAAGGAGACTTTGGTTCATCGTCAAGAAATAAGGATAAGGAAGTCTCTAGAAAGGCTTCCCCGCGTTCACCTCAAACAGGAAAAGAGGGGAAACAAGACAATGGAGAGGTGACTCAAAAGGAGGATCATCTCTATTTTTGGTTTCCTCTATTGGCTG GATTATCTGAGCTTAGTTTTGATCCAAGGCCTGAGATTAGGAAGAGCGCCTTAGAAATCCTATTTGAATCCTTGCGCAATCATGGTCATCTTTTTTCACTACCTTTATGGGAAAGAGTATTTGAGTCAGTCCTCTTTCCCATATTTGATTTTGTACGACATACTATAGATCCTTCTGGGAGTAGTTCCCCTGTCAATAATGAAGTAGAGATTGTTGGTGATCTTGAGCACGATGCTTGGCTTTATGAGACATGCACATTGGCCCTCCAATTGGTTGTAGATCTTTTTATCAACTTTTACGACACTGTCAATCCACTTTTAAGAAAGGTCCTGATGCTACTGGTAAGCTTTATACAGCGCCCTCATCAAAACCTTGCTGGCATCGGTATTGCTGCATTTGTACGTTTGATGAGTAATGCTGGGGAGCTATTTTCTGATGAAAAGTGGTTCGAAGTGGTTTTGTCGTTAAAAGAAGCAGCTATTGCAACTCTCCCTGACTTCTCATTCTTTGAAAATGAAGACTTTGTGAATAGAAATTATGAACATGCACCAACAGCTGAAGATGACGGAGATCTTCCTGACTCGGCGTCACCTGAAACTTTAGCAAACTTGAGGACTCGCCATCTTTTTGCGTATTTGTCTGATGCAAAAAGCCGAGCTGCTGTTGAGCTTTTGTTGATTCAG GCAGTGATGGAGATATATAACATGCATCGTTTTCGCCTGTCAGCAAAACACATGCTAGTCCTGTTTGATGCATTGCATGAGGTGGCATTACATGCTCACAAGATTAACAGCGATACTACTTTACGTTCAAAGCTTCAAGAGTTTGGTTCCATGACCCAAATGCAAGACCCTCCATTATTACGACTTGAGAATGAGTCGTACCAAATATGCCTTACATTTTTACAGAACCTCATTATCGACAGGCCTTATAGTTATGAGGAGAGTGAGGTTGAATCTCATCTTGTTCGGCTATGCCAGGAGATCTTAGAGTTTTATATTGTAGTTGCAAGTTCTGGATTTACAACTCAGCCTTCTCGTGACAGACAGCCACATTGGTTAATTCCATTAGGGTCTGGGAAGCGGAGAGAACTGGCTACACGTTCACCTCTTGTCGTGGCTACGCTTGAGGCTATTTGTAGTTTAGGAGATGCTTCATTTGAGAAGAACCTGTCTAAATTTTTCCCTCTCCTTTCAAGCTTGGCAAGTTGCGAACATGGTACGCACGAAGTCCAGGTTGCTCTCTGTGATATGCTCAGTTTATCAGTTGGTCCTGTTCTGCTGAAGTCATGTTGA